The genome window TTGGTCAAAAAGCAGCCGGCACAGTGGCCTATGTTAAAACTAAGCCGGCCGGCGGCAAGGTTGTCAAAGGCCGCGCCCTGGGCACTATTGAGGCGGGTAAATATATCGGCCCGGTAAAGTCGCCGGTAAATGGGGCTATCTTAGAGGTGAATCAGGCGGTTCTTGACACACCGCGTCTGATTAACACTGATTCTTACGGCAATGGCTGGCTGGTGCTAATTGAAGCGGACAATCTGGACGAGGATATAAAGGACCTCATCCACGGTGAGGAAGACGTCCAGAAGTGGCTTGAGGCGGATTATAAGAAGTATGAAGATGAAGGGCTGTTTGCCGAGGCGGCAAAAGACTAGGTGTTAAAAGATCTTAAGCCAACTCTACTGTCACCAAATCGGGTTGCCGGCTTTTTTCTGTAAGATAGTCCAACATATCCATGTCGCCAATTCTTAAGGACTCGATAAGTTCTTCACGGGTCTTTTCTTGAGCATTGACGCCTGGAAGGTCCACCAGCCAGCCAACCCACCACTCGCCATCTTGTTCAATATGAGCGTGGTAATTCATCGTAGTGCCTTGTCAAGTTAGTATTTGTGGGTAGAGCCTCTTTTACCCCTCACCCTCCCCTAACCCCTCCCATCAAGGGAGGGGAAGCTCTTATGCCGACGCTGTCGGTACAAAAGGAGATGAAACTTAACCCATAGCACTATAATCTGTAATGAGCTTACTTTTTTAACTTGATTTTGAGTAGATACTTTCAACAATAGTATGCCGGTTACCCTCCCGGGCGATATTCACCAGAATAGCCTGGAATCACATGATTTGTCAAGGAGAATCTGTAACTATTCAGCCACAAAGCCACTAAGCCACGAAGAGAATGATAGAATAGCCCACGGATGACACAGATTTTGGCGGATTCTCACGGATTTTTTCTAATAAATTTTTATCCGTGTCAATCCGTCTCATCCGTGTAATCCGTGTGCTATTATTGGTAATCTTTGTGTCTTTGTGCCTTAAGGGCTGAATAGTTACAAAAATTTCCCCTCAACTTTCATTACACCCTGAACGGTTACGAGTATCTTTAGAAATGTGGCAGGAATTAATCTTGCAGCGTAGACTACAAAAGGCCCTCTGGTGCGGCCGGGGAGCATGCCTGACCGTCAGGAATAGATGGAGGCTTCTTCTGGATGAGCTAATTAATCATACTTATGAGCCGGAAGCGGCCAGAACAGTTGAGGCAATTACGCACCACGAGCATAATCTCTTTGGCTATCCCAATGAAGAAAGGGGCCTGTGGCTGGAGTTAGAGGGGAATAGTAATCGGCAATACTATGAAAGGGAAAAGGCTGAGGTGGTCTACTTTGTGGGTTGCCAGAGTTCCTTCCTCATCTCTTCGCATCAGCAGGCATTAGGTGTATTAAAGGAGTTAGCGGACGAAGGGGTTGATTTTGCGGTGCTGGGGTCTCGTGAGTGGTGCTGCGGTATGCCTTTTAAAAGGCTTGAAATGAATGAGGAATTCGAGAGCTACAGACAGCATAATTTAAGAGAAGTGGGGAAGATTGGGGCAGAGGAGGATCATCTTCAGTTGCCCCTCGTGTTATTCTATGTGGCAACAGGAGTATCAGCCGGAGGAGATAGAGCTGATTTACAGAGAAAGCAGCCATTGAAGGAGCCGAGCGGATTGATGGACTTTAAGCTCAAGGGAAGAATCTACGAGAGTGATGAGAATGGCTGCCGGCAAAATCCAGGTGAATACCAGGCCGCCTGGGAAATAGGCCGACAGAATTTTGGTCACCGCATCTCATTTTATGCCCCAACGATAAAGCGCTACGAAACGGAAGAGTTTGCGCAAAGTTGCGGGCATTGTTATTTTATGCCGGTATCCCTTACAGGGGCAAGTTGTGAACTGAACTGTGATCACTGCGGCCGCAAGATTTTAGCGGCGATGAAGGCGGCCATCACACCCGAAGATCTATTCAAATATGCCAGGGAAATTGCCGGCCGGGGCGCTAAGGGAATGCTCATCAGCGGTGGATCAACCAGAGAGGGTGTGGTGCTTATCAGGCCGTTTCTTTCGACCCTCGGCTGGATAAAAGAGGAGTTCGGCTTCAAGATCGTGGCCCACCTGGGCATCCTGGATGAGGAAACAGTGCGGGAGATAGCGAAGTCCGGCGGGATCGACGGGGCTATGATGGATATCGTGGGCGCCGATGAAACCTTGCGA of bacterium contains these proteins:
- a CDS encoding glycine cleavage system protein H codes for the protein MAKYKDIEMPAELYYYNSDNHIWLKVEEGGKARCGIDQFGQKAAGTVAYVKTKPAGGKVVKGRALGTIEAGKYIGPVKSPVNGAILEVNQAVLDTPRLINTDSYGNGWLVLIEADNLDEDIKDLIHGEEDVQKWLEADYKKYEDEGLFAEAAKD
- a CDS encoding type II toxin-antitoxin system HicB family antitoxin, which produces MNYHAHIEQDGEWWVGWLVDLPGVNAQEKTREELIESLRIGDMDMLDYLTEKSRQPDLVTVELA
- a CDS encoding radical SAM protein, with translation MWQELILQRRLQKALWCGRGACLTVRNRWRLLLDELINHTYEPEAARTVEAITHHEHNLFGYPNEERGLWLELEGNSNRQYYEREKAEVVYFVGCQSSFLISSHQQALGVLKELADEGVDFAVLGSREWCCGMPFKRLEMNEEFESYRQHNLREVGKIGAEEDHLQLPLVLFYVATGVSAGGDRADLQRKQPLKEPSGLMDFKLKGRIYESDENGCRQNPGEYQAAWEIGRQNFGHRISFYAPTIKRYETEEFAQSCGHCYFMPVSLTGASCELNCDHCGRKILAAMKAAITPEDLFKYAREIAGRGAKGMLISGGSTREGVVLIRPFLSTLGWIKEEFGFKIVAHLGILDEETVREIAKSGGIDGAMMDIVGADETLREVYHLPDLTTEDFEDSLRLLCDYGIKTIPHVVIGLHYGRIVGEHDALEIISRYPVEAVVLVGLLPQIGTPMAEINPPTPEEMGEIFQEARRLFPKTPVLLGCQRPLGEHKLKTDRLALEAGLNGIAYPAEGVVSLAKKMGLNPHFSQMCCSLVAFG